One window of Clostridiales bacterium genomic DNA carries:
- the folE gene encoding GTP cyclohydrolase I FolE → MIDKDRVKKAVREILIAIGEDPDREGIRETPDRVARMYEEIFSGIDKNAKTLAKIFYEEGADEPVVVKDIPIHSMCEHHILPFVGHAHVAYIPRDGKILGLSKIARMVECISNKLQLQERLTKEVLDVIQDTINPLGVLVLIEAEHMCMTMRGIKKVGSKTVTIKTTGILKEDLALRQEILKLVK, encoded by the coding sequence ATGATAGATAAAGATAGAGTTAAAAAAGCAGTTAGAGAAATTTTAATAGCTATAGGAGAAGATCCTGACAGGGAAGGCATTAGAGAGACTCCTGATAGAGTTGCCAGAATGTATGAAGAAATTTTTTCTGGAATAGATAAGAATGCTAAAACTTTGGCAAAAATATTTTATGAAGAGGGGGCAGATGAGCCTGTTGTTGTGAAGGATATACCAATACATTCCATGTGCGAACACCATATATTGCCCTTTGTTGGGCACGCCCATGTAGCATACATACCAAGAGATGGTAAAATTTTAGGGCTTAGTAAGATTGCGCGAATGGTTGAGTGTATATCAAATAAATTACAACTACAAGAAAGATTAACAAAAGAGGTGTTAGATGTAATACAAGATACAATAAATCCGCTTGGGGTATTGGTTTTAATAGAGGCAGAACATATGTGCATGACTATGAGAGGAATAAAAAAAGTTGGATCTAAAACCGTAACGATAAAGACGACAGGGATTTTAAAGGAGGATTTAGCGTTAAGACAGGAGATATTAAAATTAGTTAAATAA
- a CDS encoding DEAD/DEAH box helicase — translation MEGLEFENFEISEELKKAIKDMGFKKASFIQQETIPLILQGKDVIGQSQTGTGKTAAFGIPIVEMIKETDKEVQSIVLSPTRELAIQIAEELRKLSKYKKGVNILAVYGGQPIEKQLRELKNDPQIVIGTPGRLKDHVIRGTISLDSIKTVVLDEADEMLDMGFRDEIEFILRRIPKIRQTILFSATMPRSMFNITKRYQKDPVYVKAVKKELTVKKIDQYYVETREEQKCEVLARLLDMYNPRLSLVFVNTKRKVEEVVLSLRLRGYLVDGLQGDMSQVQRDVVMQRFRDSKMDVLVATDVAARGIDVSNVDVVFNYDIPQDLEYYVHRIGRTGRAGRAGRSFTFATYKDSRKIKEIESYSNAKIIQHKIPAMFDIEDMKSNKLLNNIKEVIKDGNDNKYESVVDQLIQQDYKAIDIAKALINMYGGGTNTSNLFDDLDLSNTGARDGMVRLFINIGKEKGIGPKDIISTASREVGIDNKAIGSIRVYDNFSFVEVPEEYAQEFVFIMRNREIRGNKINVEPAKRK, via the coding sequence ATGGAAGGTTTGGAATTTGAAAATTTTGAGATATCAGAAGAGTTAAAAAAAGCAATAAAGGATATGGGTTTTAAAAAGGCGTCTTTTATACAACAAGAGACAATTCCTTTGATATTGCAAGGGAAAGATGTTATAGGACAGTCGCAGACAGGGACAGGAAAAACAGCAGCTTTTGGTATACCTATTGTAGAAATGATAAAAGAAACTGACAAAGAAGTTCAGTCTATAGTTTTAAGCCCAACTAGGGAGTTGGCTATTCAGATAGCAGAAGAGTTGAGAAAGTTATCTAAGTATAAAAAGGGTGTAAATATATTGGCTGTGTATGGAGGTCAACCAATAGAAAAACAATTGCGAGAGTTAAAAAATGATCCTCAGATTGTAATTGGAACACCAGGTAGACTTAAAGATCATGTAATTCGTGGGACTATAAGTTTAGACAGTATAAAAACTGTGGTGTTGGATGAAGCTGATGAAATGTTAGATATGGGTTTTAGAGATGAGATAGAATTTATACTAAGACGTATACCCAAAATTAGGCAGACAATATTGTTCTCGGCAACTATGCCAAGGTCAATGTTTAATATAACAAAGAGGTATCAGAAGGATCCAGTATATGTTAAGGCAGTAAAAAAGGAGCTTACAGTAAAGAAAATAGACCAATATTATGTAGAGACTAGAGAGGAGCAAAAATGTGAAGTTTTAGCTAGGTTATTAGACATGTACAATCCGCGATTATCGCTTGTGTTTGTGAATACAAAAAGAAAAGTTGAAGAGGTGGTGTTAAGTTTAAGGTTAAGAGGTTATTTGGTTGATGGATTACAAGGAGATATGAGTCAGGTGCAAAGAGATGTGGTTATGCAAAGATTTAGAGATAGTAAAATGGATGTGTTGGTGGCCACAGATGTTGCAGCAAGAGGAATTGATGTAAGTAATGTAGATGTGGTATTTAACTATGACATACCACAAGACTTGGAGTATTATGTGCATAGAATAGGAAGGACAGGTAGAGCTGGTAGAGCTGGTAGATCGTTTACTTTTGCTACATACAAAGATTCACGTAAGATAAAAGAAATAGAATCTTATTCAAATGCGAAAATAATTCAACATAAGATTCCGGCTATGTTTGATATAGAAGATATGAAGTCCAATAAGCTTTTAAATAATATAAAAGAAGTTATAAAGGATGGTAATGATAACAAGTATGAGAGTGTGGTAGATCAGTTAATACAACAAGACTATAAAGCTATTGATATAGCAAAAGCTTTGATTAATATGTATGGAGGTGGGACTAACACGAGCAATTTATTCGATGATTTAGATCTGAGTAATACTGGAGCAAGGGATGGTATGGTTAGGCTTTTCATCAACATAGGAAAAGAAAAAGGTATAGGCCCCAAGGATATTATATCTACGGCTAGCAGGGAAGTTGGTATAGACAATAAAGCTATAGGAAGCATAAGGGTATACGATAATTTTAGTTTTGTAGAGGTTCCTGAAGAATATGCACAAGAGTTTGTGTTTATAATGAGGAATAGAGAGATAAGAGGCAATAAAATAAATGTAGAGCCTGCGAAGAGAAAATAA
- the pyk gene encoding pyruvate kinase has protein sequence MRKTKIICTLGPAVEGEGVLEKLIENGLNVARFNFSHGSHEEHKGRVDLVRRASKNVGKAVALLLDTKGPEIRTGKFGPKEVTLVEGRKFMLVNEDIEGDETKVSVSYKNLYKDVKPGCSILVNDGLVELKVLNITGKDIECEVLNGGVLSNNKGINVPNVEINLPALTDKDKDDILFAIKNDFDFIAASFVRKADDVKTIKDILKEHNSPIKIIAKIENRQGLDNVDKILEVADGIMVARGDLGVEVPVYEVPIAQKMIIKKCREAQKIAVVATQMLDSMIRNPRPTRAEVSDVANAVYDSATAIMLSGESAAGKYPAQTVAVMSSIAENVEMDINYWKRFDNIKKNCDEVILGTSAIAHAACTLAKDVDAKVIVLVETKLDMTEAVNSFRPGCDIVVTTKDERVYRKLILMWGVIPVFVDSHEDEYSKAMAVVRNMGPIDKALVTIEKDVIKLKVKVD, from the coding sequence ATGAGAAAAACAAAAATTATTTGTACATTAGGACCAGCGGTTGAAGGAGAAGGAGTGCTAGAAAAATTAATAGAAAATGGATTAAACGTAGCTAGATTCAATTTTTCACACGGAAGTCATGAAGAACATAAGGGTAGAGTAGATTTAGTAAGAAGGGCAAGTAAGAATGTTGGTAAGGCTGTGGCATTACTTCTTGATACCAAGGGACCAGAGATAAGAACAGGAAAATTTGGACCAAAAGAAGTTACTTTAGTTGAAGGAAGAAAGTTTATGTTAGTCAATGAAGACATTGAGGGAGACGAAACTAAGGTATCAGTAAGCTATAAAAATTTATATAAAGATGTAAAACCTGGGTGTAGTATATTAGTAAATGATGGACTTGTAGAACTTAAAGTATTGAATATAACAGGTAAAGATATAGAATGTGAGGTATTAAACGGGGGAGTATTAAGTAACAATAAAGGTATAAATGTACCTAATGTAGAAATAAATTTACCTGCGTTGACAGATAAAGATAAAGATGATATACTGTTTGCAATAAAGAACGATTTTGATTTTATAGCTGCATCGTTTGTAAGAAAAGCTGATGATGTGAAGACAATAAAGGATATATTAAAGGAGCACAATTCTCCAATAAAGATAATAGCAAAGATAGAAAATAGACAGGGTTTGGATAATGTAGATAAAATATTAGAAGTTGCAGATGGTATAATGGTAGCAAGAGGAGACTTGGGAGTAGAAGTCCCAGTATATGAAGTACCTATTGCACAGAAGATGATTATTAAGAAGTGTAGAGAAGCACAAAAAATAGCTGTTGTTGCAACACAGATGTTGGATTCGATGATAAGAAATCCAAGGCCAACAAGAGCAGAGGTTAGTGATGTAGCTAATGCTGTGTACGACAGTGCAACCGCTATAATGTTATCAGGGGAGTCAGCAGCAGGGAAATATCCAGCACAGACTGTAGCTGTTATGAGTAGTATAGCAGAAAATGTAGAGATGGATATTAATTATTGGAAGAGATTTGATAATATAAAGAAAAATTGTGATGAAGTTATATTAGGTACTAGTGCAATAGCACATGCAGCATGTACTCTTGCAAAGGATGTGGACGCGAAAGTTATTGTGCTTGTTGAAACTAAGTTAGACATGACAGAGGCAGTGAATAGTTTTAGGCCAGGTTGTGATATTGTAGTTACAACGAAAGATGAAAGAGTGTATAGAAAGTTGATATTGATGTGGGGGGTAATTCCTGTATTTGTGGATAGCCATGAAGATGAATATAGTAAAGCAATGGCGGTTGTACGTAATATGGGACCTATTGATAAAGCTCTAGTAACTATAGAAAAAGATGTGATAAAGTTAAAAGTGAAGGTAGATTGA
- a CDS encoding ankyrin repeat domain-containing protein, which yields MRLRSKGKFKKVSMDVRNLLILSCSNGNKRLLGLFMTLGVDMKVKDDEGRSLFQIACSNGRSDMVEFMVMHNADVRVNLNKFIDKWNKKKEQSLPDYADGNVHVLYDSV from the coding sequence ATGAGATTGCGTTCTAAGGGTAAATTTAAGAAAGTAAGTATGGATGTCAGGAACTTGTTGATATTATCGTGTAGCAATGGCAATAAGAGGCTACTAGGTTTATTTATGACGTTAGGTGTTGATATGAAAGTTAAAGATGATGAAGGTAGATCTTTGTTCCAGATAGCGTGTTCGAATGGTAGATCTGATATGGTGGAGTTTATGGTAATGCATAATGCTGATGTTAGGGTAAACCTAAATAAGTTTATTGATAAGTGGAATAAGAAGAAGGAACAATCGTTACCGGATTATGCTGATGGTAATGTACATGTGTTGTACGATAGTGTATAG